A genomic segment from Pedobacter sp. MC2016-14 encodes:
- a CDS encoding sugar-binding domain-containing protein, with protein sequence MRLYRNLSVILIVFLMQVHASKAQTISVDLSGTWKFQTDVMDFRRGSLSPRYNHILQDQIELPGITDDKQVGYKNPYQYIDRLTRKYEYMAPAWYQRDIEIPASWKGKKIFMYFERTHWLSSIYVDTKEVSNIDYISVPHNHDLTAFVKPGKTHRITVCIDNRFQYKTHKWDHAHTEFTQINWNGILGEMKLMAIDPVYVEDLQVYPNISDHSIKVRLQINNDTKKQFKGKASFTINGTNYSLKNEVTVVGKDSVNFVEANIALGKKVKLWDEFNPNIYQLTCQLNTSDGKLTYQHEKAASFGMREVKQGKNHVLINNRPVHLRGNVENAVFPKTGYAPVDDASWERIMLLMKDYGMNHLRFHSWCPPKAAFRMADKHGIYFEVEMPMWGKDAEPDEARYDFFRREIKAILKEYGNHPSFVLYCNGNEITGNFDFIEELTAEGIKLDPRHLFSGSTARTRVKSDQYYVSQQTNKGPVKVYEGLPNTDWDRSTESDVDVPVISHESGQRCVYPNFEEIKKYANSPVEARNFEVFRAMLQKNGMLDQADDFFRASGALTVLEYKAVIEALLRSAKSAGFQLLSINDFPGQGYAPVGILDPFWDSKGLVSPAQFRAFCAPTVALLRYEKSSYFNTETFKGKAEVYNFSNSEISNAKLKWWLTDESGKVLQKGNLKNQTIANDKVSQVGEFSIPLKGINLAQKLKVHLSVNEQIKNSWDIWVYPGHQNLMQSTDQVLYTMVYDEAAKKQLAEGKSVVLYPSPEDVKGRKSMFHNHFWNPIMFAWAPMTIGNLVHNEQAIFKDFTTSYHTDWQWWDILNNAKVIEMQDAPEKLRPFIQVIDSYDSNKKLGIGFEAIVNGGKLLVLAVDTKTDMDKRPATQQLLYSIDNYVKSDKFLPEVQVEEAFIHSFLAK encoded by the coding sequence ATGAGGCTATATAGAAACTTAAGTGTAATTTTAATCGTGTTTTTGATGCAAGTCCATGCCTCGAAAGCGCAGACTATTTCTGTAGATTTATCTGGTACATGGAAATTCCAAACTGATGTAATGGATTTCCGCAGGGGCTCTCTATCTCCGAGATATAACCACATTCTGCAAGATCAGATCGAACTTCCGGGTATTACCGATGATAAGCAGGTAGGTTACAAAAATCCTTATCAATATATTGATCGTTTAACAAGGAAATACGAGTATATGGCCCCGGCATGGTACCAGCGCGACATAGAAATTCCGGCTTCCTGGAAAGGAAAAAAGATCTTTATGTATTTTGAACGTACACATTGGCTGAGTTCGATATATGTAGATACGAAAGAGGTGAGTAACATAGATTATATTAGTGTGCCACATAATCATGACTTAACTGCATTTGTTAAACCGGGAAAAACCCATCGCATTACCGTTTGTATCGATAACAGATTTCAGTATAAAACCCACAAATGGGACCATGCGCATACTGAGTTTACCCAGATTAACTGGAATGGCATTTTAGGGGAAATGAAGTTGATGGCGATAGATCCGGTTTATGTGGAAGATCTTCAGGTGTATCCTAACATCTCAGATCATTCCATTAAAGTAAGGTTGCAGATCAATAACGACACAAAAAAGCAATTTAAAGGCAAAGCTTCATTTACCATAAATGGAACAAATTATAGCCTGAAAAATGAGGTAACTGTGGTGGGTAAGGATTCGGTAAACTTTGTTGAAGCCAACATTGCCCTGGGTAAAAAAGTGAAGTTGTGGGATGAATTTAATCCGAATATTTATCAGCTTACTTGTCAGTTAAATACTTCGGATGGTAAGCTAACTTATCAGCATGAGAAAGCTGCTTCTTTTGGCATGAGGGAAGTAAAACAAGGTAAAAACCATGTGCTGATCAATAATAGGCCAGTACACTTGCGAGGCAATGTGGAAAATGCGGTATTCCCGAAAACAGGTTACGCACCGGTAGACGATGCTTCCTGGGAACGCATCATGTTACTGATGAAAGACTATGGCATGAACCATCTACGTTTCCATTCCTGGTGTCCACCTAAAGCAGCCTTTCGCATGGCGGATAAACATGGGATCTATTTTGAAGTTGAAATGCCGATGTGGGGTAAAGATGCCGAGCCTGATGAAGCGAGATATGATTTCTTTCGCCGGGAAATTAAAGCCATTTTGAAAGAATATGGCAATCACCCTTCCTTTGTACTGTATTGTAACGGTAACGAAATTACAGGCAATTTCGATTTTATTGAGGAACTTACCGCTGAAGGCATTAAGTTGGATCCACGACATTTATTTAGCGGTTCTACAGCACGTACCCGGGTAAAATCAGATCAGTATTATGTGTCTCAACAAACCAATAAAGGTCCGGTAAAAGTTTATGAAGGTTTGCCCAATACAGATTGGGATAGAAGTACAGAATCTGATGTGGATGTACCGGTAATCTCTCATGAATCCGGTCAACGTTGTGTGTATCCGAATTTTGAAGAAATCAAAAAATATGCAAATAGTCCGGTAGAGGCCCGAAATTTTGAAGTTTTCAGGGCGATGCTACAGAAGAACGGGATGCTTGATCAGGCAGATGATTTTTTCCGGGCATCGGGAGCCTTGACCGTATTGGAATACAAAGCGGTAATAGAAGCGCTCTTGCGCTCTGCTAAATCTGCAGGTTTTCAGCTTTTGTCCATCAACGATTTTCCAGGCCAGGGTTATGCGCCTGTAGGGATACTTGATCCTTTCTGGGATTCTAAGGGTTTGGTTAGCCCAGCGCAATTCAGGGCATTTTGCGCACCTACAGTTGCTTTGTTGCGCTACGAAAAAAGCAGTTATTTTAATACAGAAACATTTAAAGGCAAAGCAGAGGTTTATAACTTCAGTAATTCGGAAATTAGTAATGCGAAATTAAAGTGGTGGTTAACAGATGAAAGTGGTAAAGTACTTCAAAAAGGAAATCTGAAAAATCAAACTATTGCCAATGATAAAGTTTCGCAAGTGGGCGAATTCTCTATACCATTGAAAGGCATCAACCTTGCTCAAAAACTTAAAGTACATCTGTCGGTTAATGAGCAGATCAAAAACAGTTGGGATATCTGGGTTTATCCGGGTCATCAAAATTTAATGCAGTCTACGGATCAGGTATTGTACACTATGGTTTATGATGAAGCAGCAAAAAAACAGCTTGCCGAAGGTAAATCGGTTGTGCTTTATCCCTCACCAGAGGATGTAAAGGGCCGTAAATCTATGTTTCATAATCACTTTTGGAATCCAATCATGTTTGCCTGGGCCCCAATGACCATTGGAAATTTGGTACACAACGAACAGGCAATATTTAAGGATTTTACCACATCCTATCATACAGACTGGCAATGGTGGGACATTTTGAACAATGCCAAAGTAATTGAAATGCAGGATGCACCAGAAAAGCTCCGTCCATTTATTCAGGTAATTGATAGCTACGACAGTAATAAGAAGTTAGGAATTGGTTTTGAAGCCATAGTGAATGGCGGAAAGCTATTGGTACTGGCTGTTGATACAAAGACTGATATGGATAAACGTCCAGCCACACAGCAACTGCTTTACAGTATTGACAATTATGTAAAAAGCGATAAGTTTTTGCCAGAAGTACAGGTTGAGGAAGCTTTTATCCATTCATTTTTAGCAAAATAA